The Populus trichocarpa isolate Nisqually-1 chromosome 2, P.trichocarpa_v4.1, whole genome shotgun sequence genome has a window encoding:
- the LOC7468732 gene encoding uncharacterized protein LOC7468732 encodes MNIQQQQQPNQSKPPSWEAISKHFSLPLSDAANNLGVCVSVLKKICRDNGLDRWPYRKYLAGKSIEDIRRYAAREKIKAIADLAKAANKSGIQQQNNENSKPHKLQQQGTKDVLVGRQHITLTPGLAKGLMGLDEFKYGFPSDGLSTATNKWWGSSLSDTQRATDRAGIETDEDDGRQSEEKVDAGTSVVIVDEEKGENGKVESNEIDPQGTGLLTSVRKRAAEEGREALKLGVYRTYGVNKLGRKQRALLLRIFGSSLPKQWIQDFSSNRGGL; translated from the exons atgaatatccagcagcagcagcaaccgaATCAATCAAAACCGCCCTCCTGGGAAGCCATCTCCAAgcacttctctcttcctctctccgATGCCGCTAACAATCTCG GCGtctgtgtcagtgtgcttaagAAAATCTGCCGTGACAATGGTCTTGATAGGTGGCCATATCGCAAG TACTTAGCTGGAAAGAGTATAGAGGACATTAGAAGGTATGCTGctagagaaaaaatcaaagccATTGCCGACCTCGCCAAGGCTGCTAACAAAAg TGGTATCCAGCAGCAAAACAATGAGAATTCCAAACCTCACAAATTGCAGCAACAAGGAACTAAGGATGTTCTAGTTGGGCGGCAACATATCACGCTCACTCCAGGGTTGGCAAAAGGATTGATGGGTTTGGATGAGTTTAAATATGGATTTCCATCAGATGGTTTATCAACAGCTACGAATAAATGGTGGGGTAGCAGCCTGTCTGATACTCAAAGGGCCACTGATAGAGCTGGAATTGAGACTGATGAAGATGACGGCCGTCAATCTGAAGAAAAGGTAGATGCTGGTACCAGTGTGGTGATTGTAGACGAAGAGAAAGGTGAGAATGGAAAGGTGGAGAGTAATGAAATTGATCCACAAGGGACTGGTTTATTAACGTCTGTTAGGAAAAGAGCTGCTGAAGAAGGGCGAGAAGCACTTAAACTTGGTGTCTACCGCACTTATGGTGTAAACAAGTTAGGCAGGAAACAAAGAGCTTTGCTTCTTCGAATATTTGGATCTTCATTGCCAAAACAATGGATTCAGGACTTCAGTTCAAATAGAGGTGGATTGTAG